Proteins found in one Cyprinus carpio isolate SPL01 chromosome B10, ASM1834038v1, whole genome shotgun sequence genomic segment:
- the LOC109052539 gene encoding ubiquitin-related modifier 1-like isoform X1 — MGSSEEDVISGEDRGGAELLFDGVKNHHVTLPDQSDPWDMKQLLAWIRGNMLKERPELFMQGDTVRPGILVLINDADWELMGELEYQLQDQDNVVFISTLHGG, encoded by the exons ATGGGCTCCTCAGAGGAAGATGTCATTTCCGGTGAAGATAG AGGAGGAGCTGAACTTCTCTTTGATGGGGTCAAGAATCATCATGTGACACTCCCTGACCAATCAGATCCCT GGGACATGAAGCAGCTGCTTGCGTGGATTCGAGGGAACATGCTGAAGGAGCGCCCAGAGCTCTTTATGCAGGGCGACACTGT TAGACCCGGGATTCTCGTATTGATCAACGACGCAGACTGGGAACTGatg GGTGAGCTGGAGTACCAGCTTCAGGACCAGGATAATGTTGTCTTTATCTCCACACTTCATGGAGGCTAA
- the LOC109052539 gene encoding ubiquitin-related modifier 1-like isoform X2 — MAAPLVLHLEFGGGAELLFDGVKNHHVTLPDQSDPWDMKQLLAWIRGNMLKERPELFMQGDTVRPGILVLINDADWELMGELEYQLQDQDNVVFISTLHGG; from the exons ATGGCAGCGCCCTTAGTTCTGCACCTGGAGTTTGG AGGAGGAGCTGAACTTCTCTTTGATGGGGTCAAGAATCATCATGTGACACTCCCTGACCAATCAGATCCCT GGGACATGAAGCAGCTGCTTGCGTGGATTCGAGGGAACATGCTGAAGGAGCGCCCAGAGCTCTTTATGCAGGGCGACACTGT TAGACCCGGGATTCTCGTATTGATCAACGACGCAGACTGGGAACTGatg GGTGAGCTGGAGTACCAGCTTCAGGACCAGGATAATGTTGTCTTTATCTCCACACTTCATGGAGGCTAA